In Plasmodium reichenowi strain SY57 chromosome 5, whole genome shotgun sequence, the following proteins share a genomic window:
- a CDS encoding DEAD/DEAH box ATP-dependent RNA helicase, putative, with protein MSAFEELGLHSDLCAVLEKNGIDLPTAIQQESIPLTLGGGDLCACAETGTGKTLSFIFSSLQIVHELVRNIGNYEDVSIRKNNNNMENNNDSNISNIMDVNHKNKKASYIKTINKNSKVIIKDNECICNNNNNNNSNFLFEEVKVDCEITNGLYAYEIEILSKSYVNVGFCPFIKETLKYNYTYCSNGNKYNNNRQEHYGEYFSNNDIITCLINKNNNTISFKKNGKFLGNAFKIFYKYNDVAFFPYIWGKYFHIKLHFENLKYGDRSLHFNELHILLTSNCNDSDTLSDRKIFFSSENIRDEKNLKLEKANMQTHNYQTNNSIINEYTHNYNQQNFNNKKKLYCIVLCPTRDLAQQTYNNYLTYSECFNNPSINIGILVGGEQRNKGHHMNDDGSYNIVVGTCFKLIECIRKNSIKVNDIRLLILDEADELINNDEKTVLEIKDSCMKYGHRVQTLFFSATLQDKNVKDCINKITNKPIFVDLKYGKNSIPSHIYVCLYYVNDENSNLSYIIKENDNNNHNKEIYNILYNEKLYHMNTRELYEYTDKVHILNNSNSNLKKNDKEQISLNIKMNKLKKLVQIINVFNMQNGIIFCRTNLDCDNVYNFLNAVGDGKAYKGTVESLKENKYSCVILKGKMSNDERKNNLQAFKKGEVRFLICTDVAARGIDIQNLRYLIIMTLSDNINTFFHKIGRVGRDGKNSLCIVLSADNEQEEKVWFHTCPSRGINCYNRNLKENKGCTVYIKESDYIKTINDMLEVPMHVLDSKYYYAENVVDPLNYFKKHPVSNKSRRNKNQNANSIFQESAHIDVLSSFASNINSIKKLQSAISYKHYELLNFQI; from the coding sequence atgtcGGCTTTTGAAGAGTTGGGGTTACATAGCGATTTGTGCGCAgttttagaaaaaaatggCATTGATTTACCAACGGCTATTCAACAAGAGTCCATCCCTCTGACATTAGGGGGAGGAGATTTATGTGCTTGTGCTGAAACTGGTACAGGAAAGACGTTAAGtttcatattttcttctttacAAATAGTTCATGAATTGGTTCGAAATATAGGTAACTATGAAGATGTGAgtattagaaaaaataacaacaacatggaaaataataatgatagtAATATTTCTAACATTATGGATGTTAAtcataagaataaaaagGCAAGTTACATAAAAACTATTAATAAGAACTCAAAAGTAATAATTAAAGACAATGAatgtatatgtaataataataataataataatagtaattTCCTTTTTGAAGAAGTAAAAGTTGACTGTGAAATAACGAACGGATTATATGCATACGAAATTGAAATATTATCTAAAAGTTATGTGAATGTTGGTTTTTGTCCATTCATAAAAGAaacattaaaatataattataccTACTGTAGTAATggtaataaatataataataatagacAAGAACATTATGgtgaatatttttcaaataatgatattataacatgtttaattaataaaaataataatactatatcttttaaaaaaaatgggAAATTTTTAGGTAACGcttttaaaattttttataaatataatgatgttgcattttttccatatatatGGGGAAAATATTTCCATATAAAACTTCATTttgaaaatttaaaatatggTGATCGTTCATTACATTTTAATGAActacatattttattaactTCAAATTGTAATGATAGTGATACTTTAAGTGATaggaaaatatttttttcgtCTGAAAATATAAGGGATGAAAAGAATTTAAAATTAGAGAAAGCAAATATGCAAACACATAATTATCAAACTAATAATAGTATAATAAACGAATATACacataattataatcaACAAAATTtcaataataaaaaaaaactataCTGTATTGTTTTATGTCCTACTAGAGATTTAGCACAACAAacttataataattatttaacGTACTCTGAATGTTTTAATAATCCTTCTATTAATATTGGAATATTAGTAGGAGGAGAACAAAGAAATAAAGGTCATCATATGAATGACGACGGAtcttataatattgttGTGGGTACAtgttttaaattaattgaatgtataagaaaaaattcTATAAAAGTTAATGATATAAgattattaatattagaTGAAGCAGatgaattaataaataatgatgaaaaaacAGTTTTAGAAATTAAAGATTCTTGTATGAAATATGGACATCGTGTGCaaactttatttttttctgCTACTTTGCAAGACAAAAATGTTAAAGAttgtattaataaaataaccAATAAACCAATATTTGTTGATTTgaaatatggaaaaaataGTATACCATCACACATATATGTGTGTCTATATTATGTCAATGATGAAAATTCGAACTTATCgtatattataaaagaaaatgataataataatcataacaaagaaatatataatatccTTTACAATGAGaaattatatcatatgaatacaagggaattatatgaatatacaGATAAAGTACATATCttaaataattcaaatagtaatttaaaaaaaaatgataaggaacaaatttctttaaatataaaaatgaataaacTAAAAAAATTAGTTCAAATAATTAATGTTTTTAATATGCAAAATggtattatattttgtcGAACCAATTTAGATTGTGAcaatgtatataattttttaaatgcTGTAGGTGATGGTAAAGCTTATAAAGGTACCGTTGAATCActtaaagaaaataaatattcctgtgttatattaaaaggaaaaatgTCAAATgatgaaagaaaaaacaatCTTCAAGCCTTCAAAAAAGGTGAAGTACgttttttaatatgtacAGATGTAGCTGCAAGAGGTATTGATATACAGAATTTAAGATATCTTATTATCATGACCTTGTctgataatattaatacattttttcataaaattgGTAGAGTAGGAAGAGATGGAAAAAATAGTTTATGTATAGTCTTAAGTGCAGATAATGAGCAAGAAGAAAAAGTATGGTTTCATACATGTCCTAGTAGAGGAATTAATTGTTACAATAGAAATTtgaaagaaaataaagGATGTActgtatatattaaagaaaGTGATTATATTAAAACTATTAATGATATGTTAGAAGTACCTATGCATGTATTAGATTccaaatattattatgcTGAAAATGTTGTTGATCctttaaattattttaaaaaacatCCAGTTTCTAATAAAAGtagaagaaataaaaatcaaaatgCTAACTCCATTTTTCAAGAATCAGCCCATATAGATGTATTATCTTCCTTTGCTTCAAACATTAAtagtataaaaaaattacagTCTGCTATTAGTTATAAACATTATGAATTGTTGAACTTTCAAATATGA
- a CDS encoding hypothetical protein (conserved Plasmodium protein, unknown function), whose product MLRVIKVLFLLFLFWKKGYSIKKGIKRNASFYHILYYLNKNKNNDTSVFECNKRERNIKNYTSQNINIHNNVKNLKHKNCYTINCNPFFFVHNDFKKIWKRKNVKKYTKLKSHNEENISNNEYSSSMQVKDINLENKMTLNEMNNETTHNLHNNNNNVDDINKKNVDNFISDNMSSTHDDKKVLNQLDDSFKKKIEKEIISEKIANEQNEVIKKVKLPIIGTQLKPSGGFTKEILQIIQESNNYINEVNKEIINEKIQNKISGNDLSFFDTDETLEKHELNYLNKIYDNNHILNIYNFLLVWKQRKNIDLSVFVSKLSEHSNILPGERTVIKFSEVEKVQFLKKIRKNRNVSIAMIFVDNKNANNQESSTVNHNMFPIGILAHPLDISLLDKTGEISVLNLYRFKIDSYNITNDDFLVNCKLFVDNNTTLNNFDLTQENKKIIMNLYDKILQLKILYNEKVGRKQENEKLKHVENITQRIDEYINVLNINKTINFKEDKLNFFTSLYLEYFSFLALDMHANIQTKLQLMYTDNTELRLHNVKIFLLQLYDDLKLKLKGL is encoded by the coding sequence atgttaaGGGTCATCAAAGTActatttcttctttttttattttggAAAAAAGGTTATAGTATTAAAAAAGGGATTAAAAGAAACGCTtcattttatcatatactttattatttaaataaaaataaaaacaatgACACAAGCGTTTTTGAATGTAACAAAAGGGAGAGGAACATAAAGAATTATACATcacaaaatattaatatccataataatgttaaaaatttaaaacataaaaattgtTATACCATAAACTGTaatccatttttttttgtacataatgattttaaaaaaatatggaaaagaaaaaatgtaaaaaaatataccaAACTTAAATCTCAcaatgaagaaaatatttcGAATAATGAATATAGTTCAAGTATGCAAgtaaaagatataaatctggaaaataaaatgacCTTAAATGAAATGAATAATGAAACTACACACAActtacataataataataataatgtggatgatataaataaaaagaatgtAGACAATTTTATTAGCGATAATATGTCCAGTACAcatgatgataaaaaggTGTTGAACCAGTTAGATGAtagttttaaaaaaaaaatagaaaaagaaattatttcAGAAAAAATAGCGaatgaacaaaatgaagttattaaaaaagtaAAGTTACCAATTATTGGAACACAACTTAAACCTTCAGGTGGATTTACAAAAGAAATTCTACAAATAATTCAGGaaagtaataattatattaatgaagttaataaagaaattattaatgagaaaatacaaaataaaatatctGGAAATGATTTATCATTTTTCGATACGGATGAAACTTTAGAAAAACAtgaattaaattatttaaataaaatatatgataataatcatatattaaatatatataattttcttttagTGTGGaaacaaagaaaaaatattgattTGTCTGTATTTGTATCTAAATTAAGTGAACACTCAAATATATTACCTGGAGAAAGAACAGTAATTAAATTTTCAGAAGTAGAGAAGGTTCagtttttaaaaaaaataagaaaaaatagaaatgTAAGTATAGCTATGATATTTGTTGACAACAAAAATGCAAATAATCAAGAATCATCAACAGTTAATCATAATATGTTTCCTATAGGTATTTTAGCACATCCTCTAGATATCTCATTATTAGATAAAACTGGAGAAATATCtgttttaaatttatacaGATTCAAAATCGATAGTTATAATATAACTAATGATGACTTTTTAGTAAATTGTAAACTTTTTGtagataataatactacacttaataattttgatttaacacaagaaaataaaaaaattattatgaatctatatgataaaatattgcaactcaaaattttatataatgaaaaagtAGGACGAAAAcaagaaaatgaaaaattaaaacatGTAGAAAATATTACGCAACGAAttgatgaatatattaatgtcttaaatataaataaaactaTAAATTTTAAGGAAGATAAACTTAATTTCTTTACATCCTTATATTTAgaatatttttcctttcttGCATTAGACATGCATGCTAATATACAAACTAAACTACAATTAATGTATACAGATAATACAGAATTACGTCTACATAATGTTAAAatctttttattacaattaTATGATGACCTAAAGCTTAAATTAAAAggtttataa
- a CDS encoding ribosomal large subunit pseudouridylate synthase, putative, with protein MIFRRLIHHTSKRSKEKNTFFAFLKKQKYKTVRNYNMKEEKKEYEAFQNHVTTPLYKSYKGHDLKIIYENDYFLVLNKPYDIKLEKGKLDDIYPSVETLLYQKRKLDVFRICGQLDYATSGLLIVAKDKLSCNILNYNIESKNISKIYLAILYGHLPLDILHINTPISKNKEGFKMKLCYNYNDYYDNGKYCYSLIYPYKHSYINNEKVTLCEMRTVTGRRHQLRLHSLSLGSSIVGDETYFDDMITNKYKIEYNNVNGKNENEKDIQIKENDNNNNNNYDNRHDGILLCNEKKKKIHVERMMLHCWIILKNKEFNNLEKSENINNLEKQIFDQDYIICEDELSQFANENSRTFEDCVLKNNDLINTSFINYNLKGIKKNIKNIDRKLKNNLNNKRDITRHMNMSFNNSDNMKITKDNNITKYEQHPNNDVLLNLNKAPIINVTDNFLNYENVNKNNIYEIKNDKYKNPNDLFDDIHDTYNKFNWG; from the exons ATGATTTTTAGAAGATTAATACATCATACGTCGAAACGAAgtaaggaaaaaaatactttttttgcatttttaaaaaaacaaaaatataaaactGTTCGcaattataatatgaaagaagaaaagaaagaatATGAAGCGTTCCAAAATCATGTTACAACACCCTTATACAAATCATATAAAGGTCACgatttaaaaataatatatgagaatgattattttttagtTCTTAATAAACCATATGATATCAAATTAGAGAAAGGAAAACTCGATGACATATATCCATCTGTAGAGACGTTACTTTACCAAAAAAGGAAATTGGATGTATTTAg GATATGTGGACAACTTGATTATGCGACCAGCGGTCTTCTTATTGTCGCCAAAGATAAACTAAGCTGcaatattttaaattacaatatagaaagtaaaaatataagtaaaatatatttggCTATATTATATGGTCATCTACCATTAGATATCcttcatataaatacacCTATAAGTAAAAACAAGGAAGGATTTAAAATGAAACtttgttataattataatgattattatgACAATGGTAAGTATTGTTATAGTTTAATATATCCCTATAAACACagttatataaataatgaaaaggTTACATTATGCGAGATGAGAACAGTAACAGGGAGAAGACATCAACTGAGGTTACATTCTCTTTCTTTAGGAAGTTCGATTGTAGGTGATGAAACATATTTTGATGATATgataacaaataaatataaaattgaatataataatgttaatggaaaaaatgagaatgaaaaggatattcaaataaaagaaaatgataacaataataataacaattatGATAATCGCCATGATGgcatattattatgtaatgaaaaaaaaaaaaaaatacatgtTGAAAGGATGATGCTACATTGCTGgattatattaaaaaataaagaattcAATAATTTAGAGAAAAgtgaaaatataaataatttagaaaaacaaattttTGATCAagattatataatttgtgAAGATGAGTTAAGTCAATTTGCTAATGAAAATTCACGTACTTTTGAAGATTgtgttttaaaaaataacgatttaattaatactagctttattaattataatttaaaaggtattaaaaaaaatataaaaaatattgatagaaaattaaaaaataatttaaacaATAAGAGGGATATAACTAGACACATGAATATGTCATTCAATAATTCagataatatgaaaataacaaaagataataatataacaaaatatgaACAACATCCAAATAACGatgttttattaaatcTTAACAAAGCTCCTATTATCAATGTAACAGATAATTTTCTAAATTATGAAAAcgtaaataaaaataatatatatgaaataaaaaatgataaatataaaaatccAAATGACCTTTTTGATGATATTCATGATACATACAATAAATTTAACTGGggataa
- a CDS encoding hypothetical protein (conserved Plasmodium protein, unknown function) codes for MKYSHYKENYIESNLKEEVTFSSDETTDTNIVKRKYYTENKKQKKGKEEKRSFVNYLKIKNKPDNINKQLSIGDNFKILIYGCMGIRTYKVYCYIK; via the coding sequence atgaagtATTCAcattataaagaaaattatatagaaTCTAACTTAAAAGAAGAGGTTACCTTTTCAAGTGATGAGACTACAGATACAAATATTgtgaaaagaaaatattatacagaaaataaaaagCAAAAAAAAGGTAAAGAAGAAAAACGTTCATTCgtaaattatttaaaaataaagaacaAACCCGACaacataaataaacaattaTCTATAGGAGATAATttcaaaattttaatatatggATGTATGGGAATAAGAACATATAAAGTATATTgttacataaaataa
- a CDS encoding hypothetical protein (conserved Plasmodium protein, unknown function), which translates to MFKKGPKNKKKLKCKTKKQANDSFCDSIIYPEKDMVDILRQKENLNKENFKKENLNKENLNEENLNEENLNKENLNEENLNKENLNEEKLNKENLNKENLNEENLNKENLNEENLNDENCFLQKRTDENENENKEIINSNKYIKNEWDNTLLSPNEIYEKKNNEINDKRILESSNNINVMDISENTDSIYGQNNNNNNYVEPIKYEKKEYEICNSNSSVLKSASDSNIDEQTNKNNNNYKKELSIILNNEEIIAYLKLNNKKDIDEKTNYLFPSIDIDHKSYSYLEQGQDDYLMEMDRKIDKEIENFQNTFNHFYNLDNTNNKFDYNNDNNDDNNDDNNNDNNDDNNNDNNDDNNDDNNDDNNDNYNNNNNNKDDNNNNNYYINEQNKEEITKNLNNNNILNTNENNVPNNMLAEKINDTYVGPKRPNKNHIFTYKLKKNIYGKIQKQKKCSHSTTKTRHYTLLNNLFNISKKNILDDKKLQKHLKKKKEKYYIFPYNYGNTQIQLITGYIRCFKKYSLYKEFKKHEIRKNQKINNEEEKKLNHINNMQNEFQISLLLCVNVSNCISPSEFLEHFYPYDNFIFFLKVLNTKSNEEYMIYFLTFHIYVKQIMKKSRTITFFNMKKKKNVKLYLVKDITMNRISCINKKKKKKKFIINTDTFFDYNEKKKNSRIEDSSLAYYHMRTKLYEIQKKAFINPLYIISQNKFQLSCAVCLEPLYSENLSKIISYIFHNHFEKNKNFTGIKKKKDADNIIRIDKDKNVPSNLKFKYMYGKRDTTNFNNKENLNDSLTFEKQYEDNKESFKNIPPDDILNKDITSKEELDYNKEFKDFNKKKYNYYLHVIRYISSIQNKYDSEIKNKWKKKQNNVDTIYENNKVYNNVCINILCGHIFHSNCLKKCCFTSCPICRYKQYNYQIANCDICEKNKNVKICLFCCFIGCSINYEEQSKIKEKKLKEKHKFIKRKLYLVKRILYIFIRIVYPFLQTCHKIYLHGKCNMIEQLEKKKMKYIKNMEIEMNNIRYNTHKTNNNKVEQFPEIQSIKEEDNNRDKNVNKNIYEHIDPRKNKHRYSMNKFYKYIYIRNIKDRIQQNYIVYNFKSNKIGILNKVHFNISSYKKKKKIKKINTCNLYSVVLNNSTECTLTYEKKKKKEEKKNNKNKDNSDNKNNKNKKYIKCNRKNNIDHAIEHFYNTNHNYFYDISKNSVYDYSSQLYTKTIINFKKEDKENLNDMYSVNATNHNDEKEIIDKKNIIMYIYEYNQLLCALLESQRNNFLESISDMKKNYENISKDNFNEANKIFKQLKTLQQKNQNLKNDIKQKISTLHEKNINNENLKKELQNLELINKKLSDDQKREINNYEMKAEEKKKIIKEKQQIIRELKQQITDLNFHKQAVSKFSLSQETANSSFMIAEKITQNSRFNK; encoded by the coding sequence ATGTTTAAAAAAGGtccaaaaaataaaaaaaaattaaaatgcaaaacaaaaaaacaaGCAAACGATTCGTTCTGTGATTCAATAATATATCCTGAGAAAGATATGGTTGACATATTAAgacaaaaagaaaatttaaataaagaaaattttaaaaaagaaaatttaaacaaagaaaatttaaacgaagaaaatttaaacgaagaaaatttaaacaaagaaaatttaaacgaagaaaatttaaacaaagaaaatttaaacgaagaaaaattaaacaaagaaaatttaaacaaagaaaatttaaacgaagaaaatttaaacaaagaaaatttaaatgaagaaaatttaAACGATGAAAATTGTTTCTTACAAAAACGAACtgatgaaaatgaaaatgagaataaagaaattataaattcaaataaatatataaaaaatgaatggGATAATACTTTATTATCTCCTAATGAGATatatgagaaaaaaaataacgAAATAAATGACAAACGTATTCTGGAAAGTTCtaacaatataaatgttatGGATATTAGTGAAAATACAGATTCCATTTATGgacaaaataataataataataattatgtagAACCCattaaatatgaaaaaaaagaatacGAAATTTGTAATTCAAATTCAAGTGTTTTAAAATCTGCTTCTGATAGTAACATAGACGaacaaacaaacaaaaataataataattataaaaaggaatTATCTATAATACTTAATAATGAGGAAATAATAGCTTATTtgaaattaaataataaaaaagatatagaTGAAAAAACAAACTATCTATTCCCATCAATAGATATAGATCATAAATCTTATTCATATCTTGAACAGGGACAAGATGATTATCTCATGGAAATGGATAGAAAAATTGACAAAGAAATTGAAAATTTTCAAAACACATttaatcatttttataatttagataatacaaataataaatttgattataataatgataataatgatgataataatgatgataataataatgataataatgatgataataataatgataataatgatgataataatgatgataataatgatgataataatgacaattataataataataataataataaagatgataataataataataattattatataaatgaacaaaataaagaagaaataacaaaaaacttaaataataataatatattaaatactaatgaaaataatgtCCCAAATAATATGCTTGctgaaaaaataaatgatacATACGTTGGACCAAAAAGAccaaataaaaatcatatttttacatataaattaaaaaaaaatatatatggaaaaatacaaaaacaaaaaaaatgttcaCATTCCACAACAAAAACAAGACATTATactttattaaataatttatttaatataagtaagaaaaacattttagacgataaaaaattacagaaacatttaaaaaaaaaaaaagaaaaatattatatattcccATATAATTATGGGAATACACAAATTCAACTAATAACCGGGTATATTAGATGTTTCAAGAAATActctttatataaagaatttaaaaaacaTGAAATTAGgaaaaatcaaaaaataaataatgaagaagagaaaaaattaaatcatataaataatatgcaAAATGAATTCCAAATTTCGTTATTACTTTGTGTGAATGTGTCTAATTGTATATCTCCTTCTGAATTTTTGGAACATTTTTATCCTTATGATAActttatattctttttaaaagtattaaatacaaaaagtaatgaagaatatatgatttattttttaacatttcatatatatgtaaaacaaataatgaaaaaatcTCGCACaattactttttttaatatgaaaaaaaaaaaaaatgtaaaattatATCTTGTGAAAGATATTACAATGAATAGAATATcatgtataaataaaaaaaaaaaaaaaaaaaaatttataattaatacGGACACGTTTTTTGACTacaatgaaaaaaaaaaaaatagcAGAATAGAAGATTCCTCATTAGCATATTATCATATGCGTACcaaattatatgaaatcCAAAAGAAAGCATTTATTAAtccattatatattatatcgCAAAATAAATTTCAACTTTCATGTGCAGTTTGTTTAGAACCTTTATATTCCGAAAATTTGAGTAAAATAATATCCTACATATTTCATAATCATTttgaaaagaataaaaattttacgggaatcaaaaaaaaaaaagatgcTGATAATATCATAAGAATAGACAAGGATAAAAATGTTCCTtcaaatttaaaatttaaatatatgtatggAAAAAGGGACACAacaaattttaataataaagaaaatcTTAATGATTCTTTAACATTTGAAAAACAatatgaagataataaggaatcatttaaaaatataccaCCTGATGACATATTAAATAAGGATATTACAAGTAAAGAAGAATTGGACTACAATAAAGAATTTAAagattttaataaaaaaaaatataattactATTTACACGTTATACGTTATATTAGTTctatacaaaataaatatgatagcgaaattaaaaataagtggaagaaaaaacaaaataatgtaGACACTATATATGAAAACAATAAGGtgtataataatgtatgtattaatatacTTTGTGGTCATATATTTCATTCGAattgtttaaaaaaatgttgtTTTACGTCTTGTCCTATATGTAgatataaacaatataattatcaaaTAGCTAATTGTGATATTtgtgaaaaaaataaaaatgtaaaaatatgtttattttgttGTTTCATTGGGTGCTCTATAAATTATGAAGAACaaagtaaaataaaagaaaaaaaattaaaagaaaaacataaatttattaagaGGAAATTATATCTTGTTAAAAggattttatatatttttataagaatTGTATATCCTTTTCTACAAACATgtcataaaatatatctacATGGAAAATGTAATATGATTGAACAActggaaaaaaaaaaaatgaagtatataaaaaatatggaaataGAAATGAATAACATTCGATATAATACCCATAAAACAAATAACAACAAGGTTGAGCAATTTCCTGAAATTCAATCTATTAAAGAGGAAGACAATAATAGAGATAAAAATgtgaataaaaatatatacgAGCACATAGACCctagaaaaaataaacacaGATACAGTATGAATAAATTctacaaatatatttatataagaaatataaaagacAGAATAcaacaaaattatattgtatataattttaagaGTAACAAAATAGGAATACTGAATAAAGTACactttaatatatctagttataaaaaaaaaaaaaaaattaaaaaaataaacacCTGTAATTTATACAGTGTGgtattaaataattctaCTGAATGTACATTaacatatgaaaaaaaaaaaaaaaaagaagaaaaaaaaaacaataaaaataaagataacagtgacaataaaaataacaagaacaagaaatatataaaatgtaatagAAAGAACAATATTGATCATGCAATAGAACACTTTTATAATACCaatcataattatttttatgatatttCTAAAAATTCTGTATATGACTATAGTAGTCAGTTATATACAAAAACAATTATAAATTTCAAAAAGgaagataaagaaaatttgAATGATATGTACTCTGTAAATGCAACAAATcataatgatgaaaaagaaatcatagataaaaaaaatatcataatgtatatttatgaatataatcAATTATTATGTGCTTTATTAGAAAGTCAAAGAAACAATTTCTTAGAATCCATATCagatatgaaaaaaaattatgaaaatattagtaaagataat